A genomic region of Salinibacterium sp. NK8237 contains the following coding sequences:
- a CDS encoding glycoside hydrolase family 16 protein — MTTTTKTGEVQLARNNRRSRLATYGLVAAVACTALVGAAPASASAPAPASGWDVVFLDDFTSPAGSGLNTDDWLYDIGHGYPGGANNWGTGEIAYMTDSTENVYQDGEGNLAIKPIRDAAGNWTSGRIETQRTDFEPPADGVLRVEASIMQPSVSGAQAQGYWPAFWMLGEGARGTAAHGWPGIGEIDILEAVNGSESSHGALHCGTLPGGPCNEPGGLASGTYNLPGATSGFHTYAMEWDRSGDVEEIRWYADGENYFTINENAVDATTWANATDHGYFVILNVAMGGVWPGSPTAATTSGAPMLVDYVGVYSRSGSAGGDGGTGGDSAEGTITGIGGKCVDVAGSNTNNGTQVQLYTCNGTDAQSWDIRSDGTVRAFDKCLDVEAANTTNGTRVQLFECNGTAAQQWYLNSASGDIVSALSGTCLDARGVSSANRTPLQIWECGGGVNQKWNW, encoded by the coding sequence ATGACAACTACAACGAAAACTGGTGAGGTGCAGCTTGCACGCAACAACCGTCGCTCTCGATTGGCGACCTACGGTCTGGTAGCCGCTGTTGCGTGCACGGCGCTCGTGGGTGCGGCACCCGCCTCCGCGAGCGCCCCCGCTCCCGCGTCGGGCTGGGATGTCGTTTTTCTAGACGACTTCACCAGCCCGGCCGGGTCGGGACTCAACACTGACGACTGGCTCTATGACATCGGACACGGCTATCCGGGTGGCGCCAACAACTGGGGCACCGGCGAGATTGCCTACATGACCGACAGCACCGAGAACGTCTATCAGGATGGTGAAGGAAACCTTGCGATTAAGCCGATCCGGGATGCCGCAGGCAACTGGACCTCTGGTCGCATCGAAACCCAACGCACCGACTTTGAACCTCCGGCCGACGGAGTGCTGAGAGTCGAAGCCTCCATCATGCAGCCGAGCGTTTCGGGCGCCCAAGCGCAAGGCTATTGGCCAGCGTTCTGGATGCTCGGTGAAGGAGCTCGGGGCACAGCCGCGCACGGTTGGCCCGGAATCGGCGAAATCGACATCCTCGAAGCGGTAAACGGCAGCGAAAGCAGCCATGGTGCTTTGCACTGTGGAACGCTGCCCGGTGGCCCGTGTAACGAGCCAGGCGGATTGGCAAGCGGCACCTACAACCTGCCAGGAGCAACATCCGGTTTCCATACCTACGCTATGGAATGGGATCGCTCGGGTGACGTAGAAGAGATCCGGTGGTACGCCGACGGTGAGAACTACTTCACGATCAATGAAAACGCTGTCGACGCTACGACGTGGGCGAACGCGACGGATCATGGCTACTTTGTGATCCTGAATGTCGCTATGGGTGGCGTGTGGCCGGGCAGCCCGACAGCGGCCACGACCTCGGGCGCACCGATGCTCGTTGACTATGTCGGCGTTTACTCTCGCAGTGGCTCTGCGGGCGGCGACGGCGGCACTGGCGGTGACAGCGCTGAAGGCACCATCACCGGCATCGGCGGAAAGTGTGTCGATGTGGCTGGTTCCAACACGAACAATGGCACCCAAGTGCAGCTCTACACCTGCAATGGAACGGATGCCCAAAGTTGGGATATCCGTTCTGACGGCACCGTTCGTGCGTTCGACAAGTGCCTTGACGTGGAGGCAGCTAACACCACTAACGGCACCAGAGTTCAGCTGTTTGAGTGCAACGGAACAGCCGCTCAACAGTGGTATCTCAACTCGGCGAGCGGCGACATCGTCAGCGCTCTCTCGGGCACCTGCCTTGATGCGCGCGGCGTGAGTTCAGCAAATCGAACGCCTCTGCAAATCTGGGAGTGCGGTGGTGGGGTCAATCAAAAGTGGAACTGGTAA
- a CDS encoding SdrD B-like domain-containing protein, giving the protein MKFLLRSLLVAALLAAGITVPAAVATAAEADIAVDLDRQVSASTLFGDDVSVTLTAQQTSGTNAYNLTFTDILPAGATLVTNSSYGAPQQILLSDGSTKLIWNNVADLSSGAVVSLTYSFTYPTTGTYSVGDVFTGTAEALANTNERTLVKFDANTGDVIEDSRDVGGAAESSTTLVPFVLDKAELTTTESELLRGVHDHQTVYELTITNNGVNPSSDFTITDYLPAGLEFLGCEAADNSAADTEEYAGSGRIVNFPSAVDCDGLVPTTSTVVVDPDGAGPLAEAVYTKVVWTIDRELAAGEVVTIAYAAAIPLRENVAFDGEATANLDNNTGDLTHDEQVLTNYAVTSGTYSGDGESYSDDATATVTAEDVAIQKTVNVDAITQGAESIWTLDYQSSEYALSTGTIVITDTIPDGLEFEGSSPDPISGPTYNDDGTITVSWDAAAFEKASEVGKIEVYTSTLASYRLTGAGDVERPVSSNDSWTNTVDLTTSTTIITDNDATTSEIEILDTSSASQQAEGITLTKRVAEPVAAMDDTCDTISTLDFKDDVAAGAFHPGDWVCYELTVTFPSQLDTLDNVVNDFLPAGFTFIDYAETTLNNVESTFVPVVAGDPSRLLTWNIGNVDKGTTFQVLVTAEITDPAVISDGDITSNLMKMTYKNTAGDVFQLRDSADTLVEKPILALSKGITQVDGEDVSGSPSKNVTVQATEVVTYEILVTNDGGQDATNVEVWDTLPDVLDCADVVATSLGDGSCDSGIITWKLDSLAKDETKTLTYDVTIPANSSAGYSFKNTAGVRVYQGDANTGTPTNYYPVDNIDPTVEPLANSVEAIDEAIVKIASPTIVKSAVTSVIDDDNKVAEATIGELVTYTVTTTIPQGSSVYNQAVVTDVVNSRLLLVGTPTYILSNSSVGASGDAVVGANQSVTVALPTPYENLPDSGADTVVLTITARVLDAAGPSLGNTVKNSATFAWEHANGAQASPITSNEISTLIVEPRIAVKKTSDDSDGIVEPGQPVTYTVAVSNGNGGNVSTAHETVAVDKVPDSVELVDALGDPLEDGDPVGAYGIWHESDREIIFTLNDIQRGETVSLKYDAKVIDPLVSNSAISNTVVVTTTSLDGAATGERTSTSGKTGYQASSTVTLRAPSIGVAKTATPSSRTIGEVIDYTLVVTIPKDVIAYQTTIIDQMPADVRFGSFTSIECDEAGSDCTGISELPSAAMGGTPAAGDRRIGFDLGNVDAATADRVVTIKYSGVVTTAAEDEDTLSNTATPRWNYTDKTYTGSAAVPPNSFYDTAGTPSTADVKVTEPALTISKVVASPAGETDARRAKPGETLTYTVVVSNKNGTSPAYDVVVTDTPDVRVTDYKSDAIDGVVASTDNGTSAGSLEWTIAEIPTGGSVTITYTVTMPLNSATVIANPTVVNTADVTEYFGVPEDDRTVPADFKTYTDVEDDTVTVTLDVASIGDRIWFDINNDGTQNDAEAGVVDEPGIADVKVTVLYAGADGDFATTDDNETYSAVTDSNGDYLVSDLPGGNYRVTVDAATLPAGMTASYDLDGGADTPNGIWQGPLASDAEKRDVDFGYTGTGSIGDFVWFDQDKDGVQDSNEPGLPGVTVTVVSGGLDGDLATTDDNITYTTTTDAAGGYTVALLPAGPYTVTVSGAPTGFELVSDPIGGADATSNVILGAGEDNEDQDFGYAGTGSIGDFVWLDRDGDGDQDSGEPGIVGATVELTWLGADGELGGDDDAVFVTKTDADGKYLFPNLLPGDYSVAVTDGLPEAAVASYDRDGNNDSVTPVSLAPGLSIDTIDFGYDVTSVIGDLVWWDVNKDGEKTADEPGIPGVGIRVTFLGADGVLDTDDDGDDLIFTAETDENGNWAITEIPDGNFIVEVVSGVPAGFAPTFDNDSGTTSPDQVSRVTLVGSDLNQDFGYVGDSSISDTVWLDLNQDGVQDDGEPGLPDAVVTLVWFGPDGVAGNGDDVTFTDTTDSTGKYFFGGLPEGNYTATVDTETLPAGVTPTFDADAGPNQPTENTKASGVGPNSTTAIALPADTDLDNIDFGYVGTGTIGDTVWLDQNGDGIVDDSESGIAQVLVTLTWAGLDGILETEDDVVNTQRTDSEGNYLFEDLPSGLFTVALSELPAGLTATADPDAGFDDTSKLTLLGAEANLDQDFGYRGDAGVGDLLWLDVNNDGIQGENEPGLPGIVMTVTSPGTDGEFGTDDDLIVTTTTDENGNYLVEGLPAGEVKVSYDPTTLTEGFVPSADLDGDVLFETTTELIAGETRLDVDFIVVGSATLNGVVFDDPNGNGVRDSGDKGILNATVNVVWDGPNGPITITVVTDENGAWELTSLPAGTYTATVDLDSVSADYRPSTGTTSTVELPAFGTRSVIQGLTTLMLAFTGSSIALGGLLAGLLLLSGLFLLLPARRVRGGEKQPQIASN; this is encoded by the coding sequence GTGAAGTTTTTGCTGCGCTCATTGCTTGTTGCTGCCCTCTTAGCCGCCGGAATTACGGTGCCTGCCGCAGTCGCAACTGCCGCCGAGGCAGACATCGCCGTTGACCTCGACCGCCAGGTGAGCGCATCAACATTGTTCGGAGACGATGTCTCCGTGACGCTCACGGCACAGCAAACCTCGGGAACTAACGCCTACAACCTCACGTTCACCGACATCCTGCCCGCGGGAGCAACGCTCGTCACCAACTCCAGCTACGGCGCACCGCAGCAGATTCTACTGTCTGACGGCAGCACCAAGCTCATCTGGAACAACGTTGCTGACCTCTCGTCTGGCGCCGTCGTTTCTCTGACCTATTCGTTCACCTACCCGACGACGGGCACGTACAGCGTCGGCGACGTCTTCACGGGTACGGCGGAAGCGTTGGCCAACACCAACGAGCGCACGCTGGTGAAGTTCGACGCCAACACCGGTGACGTCATCGAAGACTCACGTGATGTCGGCGGAGCCGCAGAATCAAGTACCACGCTCGTTCCCTTCGTACTCGACAAAGCCGAGCTAACCACCACGGAATCTGAACTGCTGCGCGGTGTGCACGATCACCAGACGGTGTACGAACTCACCATCACCAACAACGGTGTGAACCCCAGCTCCGACTTCACCATCACCGACTACCTACCAGCGGGCCTAGAGTTCCTCGGGTGTGAGGCCGCCGATAACAGCGCAGCCGACACTGAGGAATACGCCGGGTCTGGTCGCATCGTTAATTTCCCCAGTGCGGTTGATTGTGACGGCTTGGTCCCGACCACGAGCACCGTTGTGGTTGACCCTGATGGAGCTGGCCCGCTCGCCGAGGCCGTCTACACAAAGGTTGTGTGGACTATCGATCGCGAGCTCGCGGCCGGCGAAGTAGTGACCATTGCCTATGCCGCTGCGATCCCGCTGCGGGAAAATGTTGCGTTCGATGGCGAAGCGACCGCGAACCTCGACAACAACACGGGTGACCTCACTCATGACGAGCAAGTGCTTACCAACTACGCCGTAACGAGTGGCACCTATTCCGGCGATGGTGAGAGCTATAGCGACGATGCCACGGCCACCGTCACGGCAGAAGATGTCGCCATTCAAAAGACTGTCAACGTGGATGCCATCACTCAGGGCGCCGAGAGTATCTGGACTCTCGACTACCAATCGTCGGAATATGCGCTTTCCACGGGAACCATCGTGATCACTGACACGATTCCCGACGGACTCGAATTCGAAGGCAGCAGTCCCGATCCGATCTCCGGGCCCACCTACAACGACGACGGAACGATCACCGTGTCGTGGGATGCAGCAGCGTTTGAGAAAGCATCCGAAGTAGGAAAAATTGAGGTCTACACCTCGACGCTCGCCTCCTACCGCCTCACAGGCGCCGGCGATGTGGAGCGTCCCGTCAGCTCGAACGACTCGTGGACGAACACCGTAGACCTCACGACCTCCACCACCATCATCACCGACAATGACGCCACGACTTCAGAGATCGAGATTCTCGACACCTCAAGTGCCAGCCAACAGGCCGAGGGCATTACCCTCACCAAGCGGGTCGCTGAGCCGGTAGCCGCGATGGACGACACGTGCGACACGATCAGCACACTCGATTTCAAAGATGACGTGGCCGCTGGCGCCTTCCACCCCGGCGATTGGGTCTGCTATGAGCTGACCGTCACGTTCCCGAGCCAACTCGACACCCTCGACAACGTCGTGAATGACTTCCTGCCGGCCGGTTTCACCTTCATCGACTACGCCGAGACCACGCTCAACAACGTTGAATCGACCTTCGTGCCGGTAGTTGCTGGCGACCCGTCTCGACTGCTCACGTGGAATATCGGAAACGTTGACAAGGGAACAACGTTCCAGGTTCTCGTCACCGCCGAGATCACTGATCCTGCGGTCATCTCCGATGGCGACATCACGTCGAACCTCATGAAAATGACGTACAAGAACACGGCCGGCGATGTCTTCCAGCTGCGTGACAGCGCGGACACTCTCGTCGAGAAGCCCATCCTGGCGCTTTCCAAGGGCATCACCCAGGTTGACGGCGAGGATGTCTCCGGTTCGCCGAGCAAGAACGTCACTGTTCAAGCGACCGAAGTAGTCACCTACGAAATCCTCGTGACTAACGATGGCGGCCAAGACGCCACGAACGTCGAAGTCTGGGACACTCTTCCCGATGTGTTGGACTGTGCTGACGTCGTCGCAACGTCACTCGGTGACGGTTCTTGTGACTCCGGAATCATCACGTGGAAGCTTGACTCGCTCGCCAAAGATGAGACCAAAACCCTCACCTATGACGTGACAATCCCGGCGAATTCTTCGGCTGGCTACAGCTTCAAGAACACCGCAGGCGTTCGCGTGTATCAGGGTGACGCCAACACGGGAACACCCACCAACTACTACCCCGTCGATAACATCGATCCGACAGTTGAACCGCTGGCCAACAGCGTCGAGGCGATAGACGAGGCGATAGTAAAGATTGCTAGCCCGACGATCGTCAAAAGCGCGGTCACTTCGGTCATTGACGACGACAACAAGGTCGCTGAAGCAACGATCGGTGAACTTGTCACGTACACGGTGACCACGACGATTCCGCAGGGTTCCAGTGTTTACAATCAAGCGGTTGTCACTGATGTAGTGAACTCACGCTTGCTGCTTGTCGGTACGCCGACCTACATCCTGAGCAACAGCTCAGTAGGAGCCAGCGGTGATGCAGTGGTTGGCGCGAACCAATCGGTTACTGTCGCGCTGCCAACGCCCTACGAGAACTTGCCCGATAGCGGTGCCGACACCGTCGTTCTCACGATCACGGCACGTGTTCTTGACGCTGCTGGTCCGTCACTCGGAAACACTGTCAAGAACTCCGCTACCTTCGCTTGGGAACATGCCAACGGCGCTCAAGCATCTCCGATTACAAGCAACGAGATCAGCACGCTCATCGTCGAACCCCGCATCGCCGTGAAGAAAACAAGCGATGACAGCGACGGCATTGTCGAGCCAGGCCAGCCGGTGACCTACACGGTTGCAGTGAGCAACGGCAACGGCGGAAATGTGTCGACAGCGCACGAGACTGTTGCCGTAGACAAAGTCCCCGATTCCGTTGAACTCGTCGATGCTCTGGGCGATCCTCTTGAAGACGGTGACCCCGTCGGAGCATATGGAATCTGGCACGAGTCAGATCGCGAGATCATCTTCACGCTGAACGATATTCAACGAGGCGAGACTGTCTCGCTCAAATACGACGCCAAGGTTATCGACCCCTTAGTGAGTAATTCAGCGATCTCCAACACGGTGGTTGTGACCACTACTTCGCTTGACGGTGCGGCCACCGGTGAACGCACGTCGACGTCCGGCAAGACTGGTTACCAAGCCTCGAGCACCGTAACGCTGCGGGCGCCCTCGATCGGCGTCGCGAAGACTGCGACGCCCTCGAGCCGCACGATCGGTGAAGTGATCGATTACACGCTCGTTGTAACGATTCCTAAGGACGTTATCGCCTACCAAACAACGATCATCGATCAGATGCCAGCGGATGTTCGCTTCGGGTCATTCACGAGCATCGAGTGCGATGAAGCTGGCAGCGACTGCACCGGAATTTCCGAGTTGCCCAGTGCGGCAATGGGGGGAACGCCGGCGGCAGGCGATCGCAGAATCGGATTCGACCTCGGCAACGTTGACGCCGCTACAGCAGACCGTGTCGTCACCATCAAGTACTCCGGCGTTGTCACTACCGCAGCAGAGGACGAAGACACCCTGAGCAACACTGCCACCCCGCGGTGGAACTACACGGACAAGACCTACACCGGCTCAGCAGCTGTGCCTCCCAACAGCTTCTACGACACTGCAGGCACCCCGTCAACCGCAGACGTGAAGGTGACCGAGCCTGCGCTGACGATCAGCAAGGTCGTTGCGAGCCCGGCTGGCGAAACCGATGCGCGTCGCGCCAAGCCAGGTGAGACTCTCACCTACACGGTCGTGGTTTCCAACAAGAACGGCACCTCGCCCGCCTACGACGTAGTGGTTACTGACACTCCTGACGTTCGCGTCACTGACTACAAGTCAGACGCTATCGATGGAGTCGTGGCAAGCACCGACAACGGAACTTCCGCGGGAAGCCTTGAGTGGACCATTGCCGAGATCCCCACTGGCGGCTCGGTCACGATCACGTACACCGTGACGATGCCCCTCAACAGTGCAACCGTTATTGCGAACCCGACTGTCGTCAACACGGCTGACGTCACAGAGTACTTCGGTGTTCCTGAAGATGACCGAACTGTTCCTGCGGACTTCAAGACCTACACCGACGTCGAAGATGACACCGTCACTGTCACGCTCGATGTCGCCTCCATCGGAGATCGCATCTGGTTCGACATCAACAACGACGGCACCCAAAATGACGCAGAAGCCGGTGTCGTTGATGAGCCCGGGATCGCTGACGTAAAGGTCACCGTGCTCTATGCGGGTGCGGATGGCGACTTTGCGACAACGGACGACAACGAAACCTACTCGGCAGTGACCGACAGTAACGGTGACTACCTTGTTTCCGATCTTCCTGGTGGCAACTACCGCGTGACCGTTGACGCTGCCACCCTGCCAGCTGGCATGACCGCAAGTTACGACCTCGACGGAGGGGCTGACACCCCGAACGGCATCTGGCAAGGACCTCTTGCCAGCGACGCCGAGAAGCGCGACGTTGACTTCGGCTACACCGGCACCGGTTCGATCGGTGACTTCGTCTGGTTCGACCAGGACAAGGATGGCGTTCAAGACTCCAACGAGCCCGGCCTACCCGGCGTAACTGTCACGGTTGTCTCTGGTGGCCTCGATGGCGATCTCGCTACGACCGACGACAACATCACGTACACAACCACGACGGATGCCGCTGGCGGCTACACGGTAGCCCTGCTTCCTGCAGGCCCGTACACGGTTACGGTCAGCGGAGCGCCGACAGGGTTCGAACTTGTTTCCGACCCCATTGGTGGAGCAGATGCGACCTCGAACGTTATTTTGGGAGCTGGCGAAGACAACGAAGACCAGGACTTCGGCTACGCCGGAACCGGTTCGATCGGCGACTTCGTGTGGCTTGACCGCGATGGCGACGGCGACCAAGACTCAGGTGAGCCCGGCATCGTCGGCGCAACCGTTGAGTTGACCTGGCTTGGTGCTGACGGAGAGCTCGGCGGTGACGACGATGCTGTATTCGTCACGAAGACCGACGCTGACGGTAAGTACCTCTTCCCGAACCTGCTGCCCGGAGACTACTCGGTAGCTGTCACGGACGGCCTGCCCGAAGCCGCGGTCGCAAGCTACGACCGCGACGGCAACAACGACTCGGTGACTCCCGTGTCGCTGGCTCCTGGCCTGAGCATTGACACCATTGACTTCGGCTACGACGTGACCTCCGTCATCGGAGACCTCGTGTGGTGGGACGTAAACAAGGATGGCGAGAAGACCGCTGATGAGCCGGGGATCCCTGGTGTGGGCATCCGCGTCACCTTCCTCGGCGCCGACGGGGTTCTCGATACAGACGACGACGGCGATGACCTCATCTTCACGGCAGAAACTGACGAGAACGGCAACTGGGCGATCACTGAGATCCCTGACGGTAACTTCATTGTCGAGGTAGTGAGCGGTGTGCCTGCAGGCTTCGCCCCGACCTTCGACAACGACAGCGGAACGACGTCACCTGATCAGGTTTCTCGTGTCACCCTGGTCGGCTCTGATCTCAACCAGGACTTCGGCTACGTCGGCGATTCCAGCATCTCAGACACCGTTTGGCTCGACCTTAACCAGGATGGTGTCCAGGATGACGGCGAGCCCGGCCTGCCCGATGCTGTTGTCACCCTCGTCTGGTTCGGCCCGGATGGTGTTGCTGGCAACGGCGATGACGTGACCTTCACCGACACCACCGACTCCACCGGCAAGTACTTCTTCGGCGGACTGCCTGAAGGCAACTACACCGCAACGGTCGACACCGAGACTCTGCCTGCCGGAGTGACGCCGACGTTCGATGCGGATGCTGGCCCCAACCAGCCCACCGAGAACACGAAGGCTTCTGGTGTTGGCCCGAACTCGACCACTGCGATTGCGCTGCCGGCCGACACCGATCTCGACAACATCGACTTCGGTTATGTCGGAACGGGCACGATCGGTGACACCGTCTGGCTTGACCAGAACGGTGATGGCATTGTTGACGACAGCGAATCTGGCATTGCTCAGGTTCTCGTGACTCTCACCTGGGCTGGCCTCGATGGCATCCTTGAGACTGAGGACGATGTCGTGAACACGCAGCGCACCGACAGCGAAGGCAACTACCTGTTCGAAGATCTCCCCTCGGGACTCTTCACGGTCGCCCTGAGCGAATTGCCTGCTGGCCTCACTGCTACGGCAGATCCGGATGCTGGTTTCGATGACACCTCCAAGCTCACCTTGCTTGGCGCAGAAGCGAACCTTGATCAGGACTTCGGCTACCGCGGCGACGCGGGTGTTGGCGACCTGCTCTGGCTCGACGTCAACAACGATGGGATTCAGGGCGAGAATGAGCCTGGTCTTCCCGGAATCGTGATGACTGTCACAAGCCCCGGCACCGACGGCGAGTTTGGCACTGACGACGACCTCATCGTCACGACAACGACCGACGAGAACGGCAACTACCTCGTCGAGGGACTGCCGGCTGGCGAAGTGAAGGTCTCCTACGATCCCACGACGCTGACCGAGGGCTTCGTGCCCAGCGCTGACCTTGACGGTGACGTGCTCTTCGAAACGACGACCGAACTCATTGCGGGCGAAACTCGCCTCGACGTTGACTTCATCGTGGTCGGCAGCGCAACGCTCAACGGTGTTGTGTTCGACGACCCGAACGGCAACGGAGTTCGTGACAGCGGAGACAAGGGCATCCTGAACGCCACGGTCAACGTGGTCTGGGATGGCCCGAATGGTCCGATCACGATCACGGTCGTTACGGATGAGAACGGTGCGTGGGAACTCACCTCGTTGCCCGCCGGAACCTACACGGCAACTGTCGACTTGGATTCGGTCTCGGCCGACTACCGCCCATCGACGGGAACAACTTCAACGGTCGAGCTGCCTGCCTTTGGCACACGCTCGGTCATCCAGGGTCTCACGACGCTGATGCTCGCCTTCACGGGATCGAGCATTGCGCTGGGAGGCTTGCTCGCGGGACTGCTGTTGCTCAGCGGACTGTTCCTTCTCTTGCCTGCACGTCGGGTGCGCGGCGGAGAAAAGCAGCCGCAAATAGCGAGTAATTAG